A single genomic interval of Rosistilla ulvae harbors:
- a CDS encoding serine protease produces the protein MHILNRTLAIIGCLIVAQQASAMTKNLEGTSPRIGQRGTTVDVTIVGVSIGDPREIIFYKPGIRAVNVRTADEPPKRRGLMHGGRIEEAVVCQFEIAEDCPLGEHPFRLLTATELTCIGTFHVSPFPIIDEEETEHHSNDTLETAKSITPNVSVLGLQAGGRRPDVDIYRVPTKAGQHVSVELDSARIADVHYGDAEFDLALRILDEKGKELGSNDDNLLHVQDPILSIIAPREGFVFVEVTRSAYKPSTTTYCLHVGNNRRPILAFPPGGPVGTKQDVVLLGDPAGSYNHSVQVPETEGLFDHYDGGPSPIKLSASDFPNLIEDATADVTEVPQLPIAINGMIDARNDRDQYRFTVKKGEPLHIRLFSATLGSPMDTKIVIRPIGDDGTLGKIELEADDATLEERGTFGTKYRARGGQTSVLDPSVLWKPAADGEYQLEVSDPSGNDGELGVYRIEIQPPQTIVQTMLASATFDWTESMRVSGFAIPRGNRWTVNVSLPKGQWNAFDGPFEFIAHGLPQGVRMVSPPLNAGAGKWPVQLIAEADAPLTGASFTLEARPIDSDATIDTRCQQNVPFINHSGGDAWRAVRVDQYMMGVTDPAPFSLVVESPKVSLVQSGELNIDVEIVRHDGFDGPVLLETGYVHPTISSSPPVIIPSGSNSGTLTLAAKGRPPLGKSPLVVIASTINDSIKPYLGPGHIRVSSDILELDVSAPFVQLTADVQSVRRGETKPFIWKVKHQSEFEGEATVQLQGLPKGVSVVDPQPTLTKDSKELVFQLQATDEALLGKVGGLRCQLSVPVAGQTIVQGAGQASLRIDPKL, from the coding sequence ATGCATATTCTCAACCGAACGCTTGCCATCATCGGATGCCTGATCGTCGCGCAACAGGCGTCCGCCATGACGAAGAACCTCGAAGGAACCTCGCCGCGCATCGGCCAGCGTGGAACGACCGTCGATGTGACGATCGTTGGCGTTTCGATCGGCGATCCCCGCGAGATCATTTTCTACAAACCGGGCATCCGCGCGGTGAACGTTCGGACCGCCGATGAACCGCCCAAAAGACGCGGTTTGATGCACGGGGGACGGATCGAAGAAGCTGTCGTTTGTCAGTTTGAAATTGCGGAGGACTGCCCGCTGGGCGAGCACCCGTTTCGGCTGTTGACGGCGACCGAACTGACATGCATTGGCACTTTCCACGTCTCTCCGTTTCCAATCATCGACGAAGAGGAAACCGAACACCACAGCAACGACACGCTCGAAACCGCAAAATCGATCACTCCCAATGTCTCCGTTTTGGGACTTCAAGCGGGCGGGCGGCGCCCCGACGTCGACATCTATCGCGTGCCAACCAAGGCCGGCCAACACGTCTCGGTCGAACTGGATTCGGCCCGGATTGCCGACGTTCATTACGGTGATGCGGAGTTCGATCTGGCGCTGCGGATCCTCGATGAAAAGGGGAAAGAACTGGGTTCCAACGACGACAACCTGCTGCACGTGCAGGACCCGATTTTGTCGATCATCGCCCCGCGCGAAGGCTTTGTCTTTGTCGAGGTGACGCGTTCGGCGTATAAGCCATCGACGACGACGTACTGCTTGCATGTCGGCAACAATCGGCGACCGATCCTCGCGTTTCCGCCAGGCGGGCCGGTGGGAACCAAGCAGGATGTCGTTCTACTTGGCGATCCAGCCGGCAGCTACAACCATTCGGTTCAGGTGCCCGAGACCGAAGGGTTGTTCGATCATTATGACGGTGGGCCGTCGCCGATCAAATTAAGTGCCAGCGACTTCCCCAACCTGATCGAAGATGCGACCGCGGACGTGACGGAAGTTCCGCAACTGCCGATCGCGATCAACGGGATGATCGATGCACGCAATGATCGGGATCAATACCGATTCACTGTCAAGAAAGGGGAACCGCTGCACATTCGGCTCTTCTCCGCGACGCTTGGTTCTCCGATGGACACCAAGATCGTGATTCGCCCGATCGGTGACGACGGGACGCTGGGCAAAATCGAATTGGAAGCCGACGATGCAACCTTGGAAGAACGCGGCACCTTTGGCACCAAGTACCGGGCTCGCGGTGGGCAGACGTCGGTGCTGGATCCAAGCGTGCTTTGGAAACCGGCCGCCGATGGCGAATACCAGCTGGAAGTCTCCGATCCCAGCGGCAATGACGGCGAATTGGGAGTCTATCGAATCGAGATTCAACCGCCGCAGACGATCGTGCAAACGATGTTGGCTAGCGCCACGTTCGACTGGACCGAAAGCATGCGTGTCTCCGGCTTCGCCATCCCGCGCGGCAACCGCTGGACCGTTAACGTCTCGTTGCCCAAAGGCCAATGGAACGCATTCGATGGCCCGTTCGAATTCATCGCGCACGGATTGCCCCAAGGAGTCCGAATGGTCTCGCCTCCACTGAACGCCGGTGCGGGGAAGTGGCCGGTGCAATTAATTGCCGAAGCCGATGCTCCGCTGACCGGAGCGAGCTTCACGTTGGAAGCCCGGCCGATCGATTCGGACGCCACCATCGACACCCGTTGCCAACAAAACGTTCCGTTCATCAATCACTCCGGCGGCGATGCCTGGCGTGCGGTGCGAGTCGATCAATATATGATGGGCGTCACCGATCCAGCTCCCTTCTCGCTTGTCGTCGAAAGCCCCAAGGTCTCTCTGGTGCAAAGTGGCGAACTGAATATCGATGTCGAGATCGTTCGCCACGATGGTTTCGACGGCCCAGTGCTGCTGGAAACCGGCTACGTTCACCCTACGATCAGTTCATCGCCACCGGTGATCATCCCCAGCGGTTCGAACTCCGGAACGCTCACCCTGGCGGCAAAAGGGCGTCCCCCCTTGGGCAAATCGCCGTTGGTCGTGATCGCCAGCACGATCAACGATTCGATCAAACCTTACTTGGGCCCCGGTCACATTCGTGTCTCTTCCGATATTCTCGAACTGGACGTGAGCGCTCCGTTTGTCCAATTGACAGCCGATGTCCAATCGGTCCGCCGCGGGGAAACCAAACCGTTTATTTGGAAGGTGAAGCACCAAAGCGAGTTTGAAGGGGAAGCGACCGTTCAATTGCAGGGACTTCCTAAGGGAGTGAGTGTTGTCGATCCGCAACCGACGCTGACCAAGGACTCCAAGGAACTGGTCTTCCAATTACAAGCGACCGATGAAGCGCTGCTGGGCAAGGTCGGCGGACTTCGATGTCAGCTGTCCGTCCCCGTCGCTGGGCAGACGATCGTGCAAGGCGCAGGCCAAGCCAGCTTGCGGATCGACCCCAAGCTGTAA
- a CDS encoding DUF1501 domain-containing protein — MNKTLTSRRKVLQAGVCGALGLSMADMLRMEAAESKAFTQVAGQKREAKALSVIQLHLGGGLQQQESLDPKPEAPIDIRGQFGVMKTNTGDILSDTFPRTSAVADKLTVIRSVVGRIPDHQQATYHLFTGYTPTAVIDFPQMGSVVSHELGKRGELPPYVAIPNQNAFAGGTGFLSSTYGAFETDSDPGARGYQVKDFSIPKNVSMERFDRRQSARQIVEQRIRQLEADRGTLDTMDDFYKQAYTVLTSAQAQAAFSLDDETEETRQLYGSDVVGLKGPDNRFHPKGLAERLIVARRLVESGVRFVTVNYGAWDCHVDVRSNTLDQMPALDAAIAGMVTDLDRRGLLDTTIFWVTTEFGRTPKVNSDAGRDHWARCYSNLIAGGGFTRGQMYGVSDATGAEPARDAVPLENLLHTIYHQLGIDGSKELLAFGTRPIEIVKEGKLVHGLLA; from the coding sequence ATGAACAAAACACTCACCTCTCGACGCAAAGTTCTTCAAGCCGGCGTGTGCGGCGCGCTGGGATTGTCGATGGCCGACATGCTTCGGATGGAAGCTGCCGAAAGCAAAGCGTTCACTCAAGTCGCTGGACAAAAACGCGAAGCCAAAGCGCTCAGCGTGATCCAACTGCACTTGGGTGGCGGTCTCCAACAACAGGAATCGCTCGACCCAAAACCCGAAGCGCCGATCGATATCCGCGGCCAGTTTGGCGTGATGAAGACCAACACCGGCGACATTCTCAGCGACACATTTCCCCGCACCTCCGCGGTCGCAGACAAGTTGACGGTGATTCGCAGCGTCGTCGGCCGGATCCCCGATCACCAACAAGCGACTTATCATCTGTTCACCGGATACACCCCCACCGCCGTGATCGATTTCCCTCAAATGGGCAGCGTCGTTTCGCACGAATTGGGCAAACGTGGCGAGCTTCCACCCTATGTCGCGATCCCAAACCAGAACGCCTTCGCTGGCGGAACTGGTTTCCTCAGCAGTACTTACGGCGCGTTCGAGACCGATTCGGACCCGGGCGCCCGCGGATATCAGGTCAAAGATTTCTCGATTCCCAAAAACGTCTCGATGGAGCGTTTTGATCGCCGCCAATCGGCACGTCAGATCGTCGAACAACGGATCCGCCAATTGGAAGCCGACCGTGGCACGTTGGACACGATGGACGATTTCTACAAACAAGCTTACACCGTGCTCACCTCGGCCCAGGCGCAAGCCGCGTTCTCGTTGGATGATGAAACCGAAGAGACCCGGCAACTTTATGGCAGCGATGTCGTGGGGCTCAAAGGCCCCGACAACCGCTTCCATCCCAAGGGGTTGGCCGAACGATTGATCGTCGCGCGGCGGTTGGTGGAGTCGGGAGTTCGTTTCGTTACGGTGAACTACGGGGCGTGGGATTGTCACGTCGATGTTCGCAGCAACACGCTGGACCAGATGCCAGCACTGGACGCCGCGATCGCCGGCATGGTCACCGACCTGGATCGTCGCGGTCTTCTAGACACGACGATCTTCTGGGTCACCACGGAATTCGGTCGCACGCCGAAGGTCAACAGCGACGCAGGCCGCGACCACTGGGCCCGCTGTTATTCGAACCTGATCGCCGGCGGTGGATTTACGCGCGGTCAGATGTACGGTGTCAGCGATGCCACCGGTGCCGAACCGGCTCGCGATGCGGTCCCGTTGGAAAATCTGCTGCATACGATCTACCACCAACTGGGAATCGATGGTTCCAAGGAACTGTTGGCCTTCGGAACCCGCCCGATCGAAATCGTCAAAGAAGGCAAACTGGTCCACGGCTTGCTCGCCTAG
- a CDS encoding c-type cytochrome domain-containing protein, whose product MKYLISTFAMALLFASFSAAADSPNYDDHIKPLLRKYCLKCHGDDDQQADINMQSFTGVMRGGSGGALVVAGRSSQSLLVQIITDPDPAIRMPPESPAMPDAEVQLIRQWIDSGLRESATSKSMTKSRDISFQPAAGAGGRPESPAMPEALPEISVPKLVNPLPVLAMAASPWAPFVAVAAQDHIRLFNTETEKEIGKLPFPDGEPHVIRFSRDGNLLMVAGGRPVESGRVVLFDVKTGRRLAEIGDEIDAVLAADISADQTLVALGGTGRVVKVYSTSDGKLQHKLEKHTDWITSLAFSPEGHQLASGDRTGAIHLWDAASGGILLNLSEHKATVTSLDWRSDGKLLASAGEDGSLIWWDAGDGFPVVNRGKAHPPTRPVDVPYGEIPNGILSARFDASGNLISCGRDQHVRTWKPNGTPLGSFKLTTGLPISVAASSDAKVIAGDLTGNVHFWPLSK is encoded by the coding sequence ATGAAATACCTGATCTCCACCTTTGCGATGGCCTTGTTGTTCGCATCGTTTTCCGCCGCCGCGGATTCGCCGAACTACGACGATCACATCAAACCACTGCTCCGCAAGTATTGCCTGAAATGTCATGGCGATGACGACCAACAAGCGGACATTAATATGCAGTCTTTCACCGGCGTGATGCGTGGCGGCAGCGGCGGGGCGTTGGTCGTGGCGGGACGATCCAGCCAAAGTCTGTTGGTTCAGATCATTACCGATCCCGATCCCGCGATCCGCATGCCTCCGGAAAGTCCCGCAATGCCAGATGCTGAGGTCCAATTGATCCGGCAATGGATCGATTCGGGCTTACGCGAATCGGCGACCAGCAAGTCGATGACCAAATCGCGAGACATCAGTTTCCAGCCGGCCGCGGGTGCCGGCGGCCGCCCCGAATCTCCCGCGATGCCCGAAGCGCTGCCGGAGATCTCCGTTCCCAAGCTAGTAAATCCGTTGCCCGTGTTGGCGATGGCCGCCAGCCCGTGGGCACCCTTTGTCGCCGTCGCGGCGCAAGACCATATCCGGTTGTTCAACACCGAAACCGAAAAAGAGATCGGCAAGTTGCCGTTTCCCGATGGCGAACCACACGTGATCCGGTTCAGCCGCGACGGAAATCTGTTGATGGTTGCCGGCGGACGGCCCGTCGAATCGGGACGCGTCGTGTTGTTCGATGTGAAGACCGGCCGGCGGCTGGCCGAAATCGGCGACGAGATCGACGCGGTTCTAGCCGCAGATATCAGCGCCGACCAAACCTTGGTCGCGTTGGGCGGAACCGGCCGAGTTGTGAAAGTCTATTCGACGAGCGATGGGAAACTGCAACACAAACTGGAAAAGCACACCGACTGGATCACATCGTTGGCCTTCAGCCCCGAGGGGCATCAATTGGCAAGCGGCGACCGCACCGGAGCGATTCATTTGTGGGACGCTGCCAGCGGCGGGATCCTATTAAATCTGTCCGAACACAAAGCGACGGTGACCTCGCTCGACTGGCGCAGCGATGGCAAGTTGTTAGCATCCGCCGGCGAAGATGGCTCGCTGATCTGGTGGGATGCCGGCGACGGTTTTCCCGTGGTCAATCGTGGCAAAGCACACCCACCGACACGTCCCGTCGACGTTCCCTACGGCGAAATACCCAACGGAATCCTTTCGGCACGGTTCGACGCCAGCGGTAACCTAATCTCCTGTGGACGCGACCAACACGTGCGGACATGGAAACCCAACGGCACTCCGCTGGGATCGTTCAAACTAACCACGGGACTGCCGATTAGCGTCGCCGCATCCAGCGATGCGAAAGTCATTGCCGGCGATCTAACCGGAAACGTTCACTTCTGGCCGCTTTCGAAATAG
- a CDS encoding LamG-like jellyroll fold domain-containing protein, with the protein MNNPSRWQILANAMINGTADGSDAAELSALLRNDPSRQREYLEYLDTHAALSWKFRDAEMAAEHPQPIHPTRSRGDWLPWVIAIAATFFAILSVASHLFPIRRERSSFSAVEKQNRPAEEEKILSTAQPMAMLMDQAGARFEKGRAPTGTRFQQGDYKLLEGVVHLRFTNGSDLVVQSPSEFRIESPQHFRLAAGRVRGMVPPTAKGFTIVTAEVDFVDVGTEFAVRVDDGGESMLHVFDGQVNVLRTSGELMRSVFGGESVRYQDGNLLDSEILDLDSYQTPEHIGFMRWREQRTQMLQNPGLIAWYPFVKEANGSILTNIVRSEKVPDGRIAGARWVAGRWPGKEALLFDRDSDFVQLNIPVESPEISVAAWIKSDRYENEMNAILNSNATHRGGMHFQLTRFGLPRGGIVGFNRSDYRWVGNPVPQNKWCHVVSIASFPTRKHSIYVNGSLVTESMFRGEVEEERISLAHCRLGNWLPPATMNNQPSRSFRGRIDDLAIWNRALTREEILAHVQRGRPSLLWQPENPTLNVEVPALPQAARHP; encoded by the coding sequence ATGAATAATCCATCCCGATGGCAAATTCTTGCCAATGCGATGATCAACGGTACAGCGGATGGTTCGGATGCCGCCGAATTGTCAGCCCTGTTGCGGAACGATCCCTCTCGACAGAGAGAGTATTTGGAATATTTGGATACACACGCGGCGTTGAGTTGGAAATTTCGCGATGCCGAAATGGCGGCTGAGCACCCACAGCCTATTCATCCAACCCGCAGTCGTGGGGATTGGTTGCCCTGGGTGATCGCGATCGCTGCCACTTTCTTCGCGATTCTCTCTGTTGCCTCGCATTTATTCCCAATTCGCCGGGAGCGTTCATCTTTTTCCGCGGTGGAAAAACAAAATCGCCCGGCGGAAGAAGAGAAAATCTTGTCCACGGCGCAGCCGATGGCGATGTTGATGGACCAGGCGGGTGCCCGCTTCGAAAAAGGTCGCGCTCCCACCGGAACTCGCTTCCAACAGGGCGATTACAAATTGCTGGAAGGTGTGGTGCATTTGCGTTTCACCAACGGATCCGATCTCGTCGTTCAATCCCCTTCGGAGTTTCGGATCGAAAGTCCACAACATTTCCGCTTGGCTGCGGGGCGAGTTCGGGGCATGGTCCCACCAACGGCCAAAGGTTTCACCATCGTTACCGCCGAAGTCGACTTTGTGGATGTCGGTACCGAGTTTGCTGTTCGGGTCGATGACGGTGGCGAAAGCATGCTGCATGTTTTTGACGGGCAAGTGAATGTGCTTCGTACCAGTGGCGAACTAATGAGGAGTGTTTTTGGTGGCGAATCGGTGCGCTACCAAGACGGCAACCTACTCGATAGCGAGATTTTGGATCTCGACAGCTACCAGACTCCCGAGCACATCGGTTTCATGCGATGGCGCGAACAACGTACGCAGATGCTGCAAAATCCGGGGTTAATTGCATGGTATCCCTTTGTCAAAGAGGCCAATGGATCGATCCTCACCAATATCGTTCGCTCCGAAAAGGTCCCCGATGGACGAATCGCCGGAGCGCGTTGGGTCGCGGGACGCTGGCCAGGCAAAGAGGCGCTGTTGTTCGACCGCGATTCGGACTTCGTTCAACTGAATATCCCGGTTGAATCGCCAGAGATCTCGGTCGCAGCCTGGATCAAATCGGATCGATACGAAAATGAGATGAATGCGATCCTGAACTCCAATGCAACCCATCGCGGCGGCATGCATTTTCAATTGACCCGGTTTGGGCTCCCCCGGGGTGGAATTGTCGGTTTCAACCGAAGCGATTACCGCTGGGTGGGGAATCCGGTGCCGCAAAACAAATGGTGTCACGTCGTCTCCATCGCTTCGTTCCCCACGCGAAAACATTCGATTTATGTGAATGGGAGCTTGGTGACCGAATCGATGTTTCGCGGCGAAGTCGAAGAAGAACGAATTTCATTGGCGCATTGCCGGCTGGGCAATTGGTTGCCTCCAGCGACGATGAACAACCAACCCTCACGGTCATTCCGTGGCCGAATCGATGACTTGGCGATTTGGAATCGGGCCCTAACGCGCGAAGAAATCCTGGCTCACGTCCAACGTGGCCGCCCGAGTTTATTATGGCAGCCCGAAAACCCAACACTTAACGTGGAAGTGCCCGCTCTACCTCAAGCGGCTCGCCATCCATAG
- a CDS encoding sigma-70 family RNA polymerase sigma factor: protein MCLDRLAPPLYLFVVAVLDTQRHLQFAERVVKNQQRVYRYIVSLVPNRADAEDLFQQTCLTLWEQWDRYDPALDFVPWACGIAHNHVRNFYRKRQNSQLHLAPDVIVSLSTESMKMERGSDERIDAIENCLQRMTPRNREVLESYYAGRSVAEIAGRSATPNAIYKQLDRIRTALHQCVTARLAGEGPQ from the coding sequence ATGTGCCTTGATCGACTTGCCCCCCCCCTCTACCTATTTGTGGTCGCGGTCCTGGATACTCAGCGTCATTTACAGTTCGCCGAACGCGTGGTTAAAAATCAGCAACGCGTCTATCGGTACATTGTGTCATTGGTCCCCAATCGGGCCGATGCAGAGGATTTGTTTCAACAGACTTGCCTCACACTTTGGGAGCAATGGGATCGCTACGACCCCGCTTTGGATTTTGTCCCCTGGGCCTGCGGTATCGCTCACAATCATGTTCGTAATTTCTATCGCAAACGCCAGAATTCTCAGCTTCATTTAGCCCCCGACGTGATCGTTAGCTTGTCGACCGAAAGCATGAAAATGGAACGGGGATCCGACGAACGGATCGATGCTATCGAGAACTGCTTGCAAAGAATGACTCCTCGAAATCGCGAGGTACTTGAAAGCTACTATGCCGGACGATCTGTTGCGGAAATCGCCGGCCGCTCCGCGACACCCAATGCGATCTACAAACAATTGGATCGAATTCGAACGGCGCTGCACCAATGTGTCACCGCACGTTTGGCAGGGGAGGGCCCCCAATGA
- a CDS encoding HDOD domain-containing protein, whose translation MSTATTPPTTDRLKSLVDRGHLQFPLAPEAQWLIRNGHFETADLDGLLSRIAPDSPLHNRLLAWCNSPLFNWSATFTSLHAAALVIDANHLLRLAFLATIRDYYSPPLTIGRYSRDGLWKHGMAVGVVGSFIARTSGQANPADLLLAGALHDFGLLVFEKLTPPRFCRWLAASRGKVPGRQIETIWFGTDRNTLCEAILSQWGFPNEILQITQPPSPRTNPNEPIPAANCCLAIADYLCSRAAVTATGHHEIAVPTVKVFAELGLDKDLLRIVWANLPTLLDGSRVFE comes from the coding sequence TTGAGCACTGCAACGACGCCCCCAACCACCGATCGACTCAAAAGCTTGGTCGATCGCGGCCATCTGCAATTCCCACTCGCTCCGGAAGCCCAGTGGCTGATCCGCAACGGTCACTTCGAAACCGCCGATCTCGACGGCCTGCTCTCGCGGATCGCCCCCGATTCGCCATTGCACAACCGCTTGCTCGCCTGGTGCAATTCGCCGTTGTTCAATTGGTCCGCAACATTCACTTCGCTGCACGCGGCGGCTTTGGTGATCGACGCCAACCATCTGCTGCGCCTCGCCTTCCTGGCGACGATCCGCGATTACTATTCCCCGCCGCTGACGATCGGCCGCTACAGCCGCGACGGATTATGGAAACACGGCATGGCGGTCGGCGTCGTCGGATCTTTCATCGCTCGAACATCGGGGCAGGCCAACCCCGCCGACTTATTGCTTGCTGGTGCGCTGCACGACTTCGGACTGTTAGTCTTTGAAAAACTAACTCCGCCACGGTTTTGTCGTTGGCTGGCCGCCAGCCGGGGAAAAGTCCCGGGGCGTCAAATCGAAACGATTTGGTTCGGAACCGACCGAAACACCCTCTGCGAAGCGATCCTGTCACAGTGGGGCTTCCCAAACGAGATCCTGCAAATCACGCAACCGCCGTCTCCCCGAACCAATCCCAACGAACCGATCCCAGCCGCCAACTGCTGTCTCGCAATCGCCGACTATCTATGTAGCCGAGCCGCGGTAACCGCGACGGGGCATCACGAAATTGCCGTCCCCACCGTCAAAGTGTTCGCTGAACTGGGTCTCGATAAGGATCTTTTGCGGATCGTCTGGGCCAATCTGCCAACATTATTGGACGGAAGCCGCGTCTTCGAATAA
- a CDS encoding ATP-binding protein, whose translation MRYLLNAGEADGRAIADQLQLPFRLVEPGLNRMKMEQTVAYRSSTATGDYLYILTESGRDLARRYVEDCTYYGACPVLLSEYVASVKHQTVEGQRPQKADLLRAFSDLLINPRMLERLGPAINSGRGMFLFGYPGNGKTSIAERVTSAFGKYIWIPRSIFVDGEIMRVYDPMNHELAMPESGGGLLSDSAFDKRWVRIKRPTIVAGGELTMDMLEVKRNPESNISEASMQLKSNCGTLVIDDFGRQRMRVDELLNRWIVPLEKRYDYLNMASGKKIQVPFDQLVIFSTNLEPKDLVDDAFLRRIPYKIEVTNPAEADFRKLFEIMCKVTKIPYKPEPIDYLIKKHYLPVNRPFRNCQPRDLLLQVRNYCMYHGKPIELCNEYFDFAVDNYFSVM comes from the coding sequence ATGCGGTATTTGCTGAACGCCGGTGAAGCCGATGGGCGGGCGATCGCAGATCAATTGCAGTTGCCGTTTCGGCTCGTCGAGCCGGGGCTCAATCGAATGAAGATGGAGCAGACGGTCGCTTACCGGTCGTCGACTGCTACGGGGGACTATCTATATATATTGACGGAAAGCGGTCGCGATCTAGCCCGCAGGTATGTCGAGGACTGCACCTATTATGGTGCATGCCCGGTGCTCCTGTCCGAATATGTCGCCAGCGTGAAGCACCAAACCGTCGAAGGGCAGCGGCCTCAGAAAGCTGACCTGCTGAGAGCGTTTTCGGATCTTTTGATCAACCCCAGGATGCTCGAGCGGTTGGGGCCAGCGATCAACAGCGGTCGTGGGATGTTTTTGTTCGGGTATCCCGGCAACGGCAAAACCAGCATCGCCGAACGCGTCACGTCCGCCTTTGGCAAGTACATTTGGATTCCACGTTCGATCTTTGTCGACGGCGAAATCATGCGGGTCTATGACCCGATGAATCATGAATTGGCGATGCCAGAGAGCGGCGGCGGGCTGTTGAGCGATTCGGCGTTTGACAAACGCTGGGTGCGGATCAAGCGGCCCACGATTGTGGCGGGGGGCGAATTGACGATGGACATGTTGGAAGTCAAACGGAATCCCGAAAGCAATATCAGCGAAGCGTCGATGCAGCTGAAAAGCAATTGCGGCACGTTGGTGATCGACGATTTCGGGCGGCAACGGATGCGGGTCGATGAATTACTGAACCGCTGGATTGTTCCGCTGGAGAAGCGTTACGACTATCTGAATATGGCTAGCGGCAAGAAGATCCAGGTGCCGTTTGATCAGCTGGTGATTTTCAGCACCAATCTGGAGCCGAAAGATCTTGTCGACGACGCCTTTCTGCGGCGTATCCCTTATAAGATCGAGGTGACCAACCCTGCCGAAGCTGATTTTCGCAAACTGTTCGAGATCATGTGCAAGGTCACCAAGATCCCGTACAAGCCCGAACCGATCGACTACCTTATTAAGAAGCACTACCTGCCGGTGAATCGTCCGTTTCGCAATTGCCAACCCCGGGATCTCTTATTGCAGGTCCGCAATTACTGCATGTATCACGGCAAACCGATCGAATTGTGCAATGAATACTTCGACTTTGCCGTCGATAACTACTTCTCGGTGATGTGA
- the dcd gene encoding dCTP deaminase, with the protein MILSGEEIRSRIGKQIVIEPFDDDKLNPNSCNLSLHDELLVYEEVVLDIRQPNRYRRLEIPADGFVLQPGCLYLGRTSEWTETRGLVPMIEGRSSLGRLGLFVHVTTGFGDAGFCGYWTLEIYTVQPIRIYPGIDICQIMYHEICGDVEEYCSKYQNSRDIQPSMMYRELGGSESDQQLELDFESLVREAIS; encoded by the coding sequence ATGATTCTATCGGGCGAAGAAATTAGGTCGCGGATCGGAAAACAGATCGTCATCGAACCCTTCGACGACGACAAACTGAACCCCAACAGTTGCAATCTGTCGCTGCACGACGAACTGCTGGTTTACGAAGAGGTGGTGTTGGACATTCGGCAGCCGAACCGGTATCGGCGACTGGAGATCCCCGCCGATGGTTTTGTGTTGCAACCGGGCTGCCTCTATCTGGGGCGAACGTCTGAGTGGACTGAAACCCGCGGCCTGGTTCCGATGATCGAAGGCCGATCGTCGCTCGGGCGACTGGGCCTGTTCGTCCACGTGACCACAGGTTTTGGAGACGCCGGATTCTGCGGCTACTGGACCCTGGAGATCTACACCGTCCAACCGATCCGAATCTATCCCGGGATCGATATCTGCCAGATCATGTACCACGAGATCTGCGGCGATGTCGAAGAGTACTGCAGCAAATATCAGAACAGTCGCGACATCCAACCGAGCATGATGTATCGCGAACTCGGCGGCAGCGAATCCGACCAACAGCTCGAACTCGACTTCGAATCGTTGGTCCGCGAAGCGATCTCGTGA
- a CDS encoding Bax inhibitor-1/YccA family protein, giving the protein MSSTNPYQFETGQAGMGGNMMAAFAEESARAGFIRKTYLHLAAAVLGFVGIEALLLTAVPANTMEMIVTRMVTGYGWLIVLGAFMAVSWMARRWAESGASPGMQYMGLSLYVVGQAIVFLPLLYIAMRFDPQTPVIAGMLTSIVFFGLTAFVFVTRVDLSWMGKILFMAGLVAMGAIVCGIMFGFSLGIFFSVIMVAVASGYILYDTSNVLHHYRTDQYVAASLALFASVALLFWYILQLVMSFSSND; this is encoded by the coding sequence GTGAGTTCAACGAATCCCTATCAATTTGAGACTGGCCAAGCGGGAATGGGCGGCAACATGATGGCTGCGTTTGCCGAGGAATCGGCTCGCGCCGGCTTCATTCGCAAGACGTATCTCCATCTCGCCGCAGCCGTCTTGGGCTTTGTCGGCATCGAAGCGCTGCTGTTGACCGCGGTTCCCGCTAACACGATGGAAATGATCGTCACGCGGATGGTTACCGGTTATGGGTGGTTGATCGTCTTAGGGGCGTTCATGGCGGTCAGTTGGATGGCTCGCCGTTGGGCCGAGAGCGGCGCGTCGCCGGGGATGCAGTACATGGGGCTGTCGCTGTACGTCGTCGGTCAGGCGATCGTCTTTTTGCCGCTGTTGTACATCGCGATGCGATTCGACCCCCAGACACCTGTGATCGCAGGAATGTTGACAAGCATCGTCTTTTTTGGACTGACAGCGTTTGTCTTTGTGACCCGCGTCGACCTTAGCTGGATGGGCAAGATCCTGTTCATGGCCGGGTTGGTCGCGATGGGAGCGATCGTTTGCGGCATCATGTTCGGTTTCTCGTTGGGGATCTTCTTCTCGGTGATCATGGTCGCCGTTGCGTCGGGCTACATCCTCTATGACACCTCCAACGTGCTACACCATTACCGAACGGATCAATATGTCGCCGCGTCGCTGGCTCTGTTTGCTTCGGTAGCACTTCTGTTTTGGTATATCCTGCAGTTGGTGATGTCGTTTTCGTCGAACGATTGA